From a single Hymenobacter sp. YIM 151500-1 genomic region:
- a CDS encoding RICIN domain-containing protein produces MKDFLQRTLPSRGRWLRTSYATAVAALLFTSCSKPEAEPAAVPDNSTGSSTAIAGGLVTDGVYTLTTKLVPSNGGASQRLDVAGGTDQNGQQVGVWDQNNLAPQSWRFVHQGGNIYTITSQVGQKNKVLDANNSDGGIKQASRVSIYASSQRWLLEDAGSGYFFLTPEAVRNQSPKLRLDVAGGKSTRGTYTNVHIWADNGWDGQKWKLEAVAGGGGTTPGTGTPPPSTGAVSGPPAGSGSWTKTFEDNFDFFDSNKWTKAWPSGNGNAASATFTGKRIDTYYQADGAHISVANGKLYIKTERKAQGGLQFTSGVVTTAGTPNPFLQKFGYFEVRMKPASSPGNDPCFWAFPLSKPADNTYKELDFAEFGGKRGAVALTSHMPFVKPAPTFSKLGTYTDTFRTYGVLWESGKATLYIDGVLQGSISGNIVDEQGVLILSDEVRNVGDQDGWFGNSNNFQGPIFTEVEWVRVWRRS; encoded by the coding sequence GTGAAAGATTTTCTGCAACGGACTCTCCCGTCCCGAGGCCGCTGGCTGCGCACCTCGTACGCTACTGCGGTAGCCGCTCTGCTGTTTACCAGCTGCTCGAAACCAGAAGCGGAGCCGGCTGCTGTGCCGGACAACAGCACGGGTAGCAGCACGGCCATAGCCGGCGGCTTAGTTACCGATGGTGTGTATACGCTCACCACCAAGCTGGTGCCCAGCAACGGCGGGGCCAGCCAGCGCCTGGACGTGGCCGGCGGCACCGACCAGAACGGCCAGCAGGTGGGCGTGTGGGACCAGAACAACCTGGCCCCGCAGAGCTGGCGCTTTGTGCACCAGGGCGGCAACATCTACACCATCACCAGTCAGGTCGGGCAGAAAAACAAGGTGCTGGACGCCAATAACAGCGACGGCGGCATCAAGCAAGCCTCCCGCGTGTCAATTTACGCCTCCAGCCAGCGCTGGCTGCTGGAGGATGCCGGCAGCGGCTACTTCTTTCTCACGCCCGAAGCCGTGCGCAACCAGAGCCCCAAGCTGCGCCTGGACGTAGCGGGCGGCAAGTCTACGCGCGGTACCTACACCAACGTGCACATCTGGGCCGACAACGGCTGGGACGGGCAGAAGTGGAAGCTGGAAGCCGTAGCCGGCGGTGGCGGCACCACGCCCGGCACGGGTACGCCACCGCCCAGCACCGGCGCCGTGAGCGGCCCCCCGGCCGGCTCGGGCTCCTGGACCAAGACCTTCGAAGATAACTTCGACTTCTTTGACTCTAACAAGTGGACCAAGGCATGGCCCAGTGGCAACGGCAATGCGGCTTCGGCTACGTTCACCGGTAAGCGAATCGATACCTACTACCAGGCCGACGGTGCTCATATCTCAGTAGCCAACGGCAAGCTCTACATCAAGACGGAGCGCAAGGCGCAAGGAGGCCTGCAATTTACCTCCGGCGTAGTTACCACAGCCGGTACTCCCAATCCTTTCCTACAGAAGTTCGGCTACTTCGAAGTGCGCATGAAACCTGCTTCTTCGCCCGGCAATGACCCATGCTTCTGGGCTTTCCCGTTGAGTAAGCCTGCCGACAACACATACAAAGAGCTGGATTTTGCCGAATTTGGTGGCAAACGTGGGGCAGTGGCACTGACGTCGCACATGCCGTTTGTGAAGCCTGCCCCCACATTTTCAAAGCTAGGTACCTACACCGACACCTTCCGCACCTACGGCGTACTGTGGGAATCCGGCAAGGCTACACTGTACATCGACGGCGTACTCCAGGGTAGCATCTCCGGCAACATCGTAGACGAACAAGGGGTACTTATCCTTTCTGACGAGGTACGCAACGTGGGCGACCAAGACGGTTGGTTCGGCAACAGCAATAACTTCCAAGGCCCCATATTCACCGAGGTGGAGTGGGTGCGCGTGTGGCGCCGCAGCTAA
- a CDS encoding sugar-binding protein, whose product MKAHVYLLQVGFTLLVLLSPAMLWAQPPAGKQWQLTFRDEFDASTIDAAKWNTYWGPKGAGWRETWSLETNDDDNVILENGICKLRGGKENGQWKSGMLSSYNGFQQMYGYYEARVKTAPRTAYSSSFWMSPQSFWPPELDIMEAFASTTFITNQHWNDEVTGAHVSDAKNITGTNMTSAFHIVGMEWEPDSVRWFLDGVKIRTMKNHSFYPMYLIFNIHIGNRNGGFPGVPTNSDFADFEIDWVRCYSGPVTVSVANLREGSHYITGDSLLLKAAAATLNGRITKVEFLDNKTVLGEATDTVAASLLWRNLPTGKHEIRVRATDDTGASNISAPVTIYVSPLREPAAPAGALSGLSYRYYEGSWTALPNFASLLAAQRGQVATTTLAPRQRDNQFAFKYEGYVEVPQDGMYTFYTRSDDGSRLHIGSELVVDNDGLHGARERSGQIPLKAGKHALTVSYFQGTGGRDLLVSYEGPGISKQALPEAALSHVPFETEPPTVPGSLQASRVTNLSLSIGWQPATDNVGVAGYVVYRNDVLHQFTTGTSVAFSKLPAATEQRIRVVAVDEAGNLSEPALLTVPTLPNPAVNYLAGAPAPMIDGVPDTVWASQPARELNNVTLGRVSSAADLSGSYKALWDEENLYVLVQVTDDLRDGTLADAVWKDDGVEVYLDMQNDKAESYGPNDYQYQTRWNDTTLYEAKRNNKQNVKFAQAATADGYAVEFRFPWRTLGLTEPALAGLPGVVRNGTLLGLDVHISDDDGATRKAKKAWFATTDNSYQRPDAFGTVELHNGPAIAYREPENPADALPGLYYRYYETPYLTALPRFDTVAVVKAGVVAGFDLSPKRRSDLFAFQYDGYVDVPQEGIYTFYLASDDGSKLYIGDTQVVDNDSSHNASREKSGSIALKAGRHRLTVAYFDGNFDETLHVRWAGPGITKQALPAAALYRSPKLVSGLNYAYYEGVWQVLPPFETLQPVKTGVADNLDLSLRNRPDYFGFTFTGYVRVPTAGRYRFYLNSDDGSKLFIQNREVVSFDGLHGRTWGPEPSDTITLAAGWHPLTVTYFERTGLQDLLLYFEGPGLPKQRIPNASLARYPLTEPLTPALLRPAPGTPAPPQPQPEATSLVLYPNPLHHSEVVVRLTTPAEGPAEVRILDGTGRLVLKETFATQTGPNDLRVKAASLSNGFYHVLVTSGGKSFRQQLSVEK is encoded by the coding sequence ATGAAAGCACACGTCTACTTGCTTCAAGTTGGCTTCACCCTGTTAGTGCTATTAAGCCCGGCGATGCTGTGGGCCCAGCCCCCGGCCGGTAAGCAATGGCAGCTCACGTTCCGCGACGAGTTCGACGCCAGCACCATTGACGCGGCAAAGTGGAACACCTACTGGGGCCCGAAGGGAGCCGGCTGGCGCGAAACCTGGTCGTTGGAAACCAACGACGACGACAACGTGATTCTGGAGAATGGCATCTGCAAGCTGCGGGGCGGCAAGGAAAACGGCCAGTGGAAGTCGGGCATGCTGTCGTCGTACAACGGCTTCCAGCAGATGTACGGCTACTACGAAGCCCGCGTCAAGACGGCGCCCCGCACCGCGTATTCCAGCAGCTTCTGGATGTCGCCGCAGAGCTTCTGGCCCCCGGAGCTGGACATTATGGAGGCCTTCGCCAGTACCACGTTCATCACTAACCAGCACTGGAACGATGAAGTGACGGGCGCGCACGTCAGCGACGCTAAAAATATTACGGGCACCAACATGACCTCGGCCTTCCACATCGTGGGCATGGAGTGGGAGCCGGACTCGGTGCGGTGGTTTCTGGACGGGGTGAAAATCCGGACCATGAAAAACCACTCCTTCTACCCGATGTACCTGATTTTCAACATCCACATCGGTAACCGCAACGGGGGCTTCCCCGGCGTGCCCACCAACAGCGACTTCGCCGATTTCGAGATTGACTGGGTGCGCTGCTACAGCGGGCCGGTAACGGTGAGCGTGGCGAACCTGCGCGAGGGCAGCCACTACATCACCGGCGACTCACTGCTGCTCAAGGCCGCGGCGGCAACCCTTAACGGCCGCATTACCAAGGTGGAGTTCCTGGACAACAAAACCGTCCTGGGCGAGGCCACCGATACGGTAGCCGCCAGCCTGCTGTGGCGCAACCTGCCCACTGGCAAGCACGAAATCCGGGTGCGGGCCACCGACGACACGGGGGCCAGCAACATTTCGGCGCCGGTTACCATCTACGTGTCGCCGCTGCGGGAGCCGGCCGCGCCGGCTGGTGCGCTCAGCGGGCTGAGCTACCGCTACTACGAAGGCAGCTGGACCGCCCTGCCCAATTTCGCCTCCTTGCTGGCTGCCCAGCGGGGCCAGGTAGCCACTACCACGCTGGCCCCGCGCCAGCGCGACAATCAGTTTGCCTTCAAATACGAAGGCTACGTGGAAGTGCCCCAGGATGGCATGTACACCTTCTACACCCGCTCCGACGACGGCAGCCGCCTGCACATCGGCTCGGAGCTGGTAGTCGATAACGACGGCCTGCACGGCGCCCGGGAGCGGAGCGGGCAGATTCCGCTGAAGGCCGGCAAGCACGCCCTCACGGTGAGCTACTTCCAGGGCACCGGGGGGCGCGACCTGCTGGTGAGCTACGAAGGGCCTGGCATCAGCAAGCAGGCCCTGCCCGAGGCGGCCTTGTCGCACGTGCCGTTTGAAACCGAGCCGCCCACCGTGCCGGGCAGCTTGCAGGCCAGCCGGGTTACCAACCTGAGTTTGAGCATCGGGTGGCAGCCGGCCACCGACAATGTGGGCGTGGCCGGCTACGTGGTGTACCGCAACGACGTGCTGCACCAGTTTACCACGGGCACGTCCGTGGCGTTCAGCAAGCTGCCGGCCGCCACGGAGCAGCGCATCCGGGTGGTGGCCGTAGACGAAGCCGGCAACCTCTCGGAGCCGGCCCTGCTAACCGTGCCGACCCTACCCAACCCCGCGGTAAACTACCTGGCCGGGGCGCCAGCGCCCATGATTGACGGGGTGCCGGACACGGTATGGGCCAGCCAGCCTGCGCGGGAGCTGAACAACGTGACCCTGGGCAGGGTAAGCTCGGCGGCCGACCTGTCGGGCTCCTACAAAGCCCTGTGGGACGAGGAAAACCTGTACGTACTGGTGCAGGTCACCGACGACCTCAGGGACGGCACCCTGGCCGATGCCGTGTGGAAGGACGACGGCGTGGAAGTGTACCTCGACATGCAGAACGACAAGGCCGAGAGCTACGGCCCGAACGACTACCAGTACCAGACCCGCTGGAACGACACGACGCTGTACGAGGCCAAGCGCAACAACAAGCAGAATGTGAAATTTGCCCAGGCTGCCACGGCTGATGGCTACGCAGTGGAGTTTCGGTTTCCGTGGCGGACCCTGGGCCTGACCGAGCCGGCCCTGGCTGGGCTGCCGGGCGTGGTCCGGAATGGCACGCTTCTGGGCCTGGACGTGCACATCAGCGACGATGATGGCGCCACCCGCAAGGCCAAGAAAGCGTGGTTTGCCACCACCGATAACTCCTACCAGCGCCCCGATGCCTTCGGGACTGTGGAGCTGCACAACGGCCCGGCCATTGCGTACCGGGAGCCGGAAAACCCCGCCGATGCCCTGCCAGGCCTTTACTACCGCTACTACGAAACGCCCTACCTCACGGCCCTGCCCCGGTTCGATACGGTGGCGGTGGTCAAGGCCGGGGTTGTGGCCGGCTTCGACCTGTCGCCGAAGCGCCGCTCCGACCTGTTTGCCTTCCAGTACGACGGCTACGTGGACGTGCCGCAGGAGGGCATCTATACCTTCTACCTGGCCTCCGACGACGGCAGCAAGCTCTACATCGGCGATACGCAGGTAGTTGACAATGACAGCAGTCATAATGCCAGCCGGGAAAAGTCGGGCTCGATTGCTCTGAAAGCGGGCCGCCACCGCCTCACGGTGGCTTATTTCGACGGCAACTTCGACGAGACGCTGCATGTGCGCTGGGCCGGGCCCGGTATCACGAAGCAAGCTCTACCGGCCGCGGCCCTGTACCGCTCGCCCAAGCTGGTCAGCGGCCTGAACTACGCCTACTACGAAGGAGTCTGGCAGGTGCTGCCGCCTTTTGAAACGCTGCAACCCGTGAAAACCGGCGTGGCAGACAACCTTGACCTGAGCTTGCGCAACCGCCCCGACTACTTCGGCTTCACCTTTACGGGTTACGTGCGGGTGCCCACCGCCGGCCGGTACCGCTTCTACCTGAACTCCGACGACGGCTCCAAGCTCTTTATCCAGAACCGGGAAGTGGTCAGCTTCGATGGCCTGCACGGCCGCACCTGGGGCCCCGAACCCAGCGACACGATTACGCTGGCCGCCGGCTGGCATCCTCTCACAGTAACGTATTTCGAGCGAACCGGCTTGCAAGACCTGCTCCTGTACTTTGAAGGGCCCGGCCTGCCCAAGCAGCGGATTCCAAATGCCAGCTTGGCCCGCTACCCCCTGACCGAGCCCCTGACTCCGGCTCTGCTGCGGCCGGCGCCGGGCACGCCGGCTCCGCCGCAGCCCCAGCCTGAAGCAACTAGCCTCGTGCTATACCCCAACCCGCTACACCACAGCGAGGTAGTAGTACGCCTCACGACACCAGCCGAAGGACCAGCCGAAGTGCGCATCCTGGATGGCACGGGCCGCCTGGTGCTGAAGGAAACCTTTGCCACCCAAACCGGGCCGAATGACCTGCGCGTGAAAGCTGCCTCGCTGAGCAACGGCTTCTATCACGTGCTGGTGACCAGCGGCGGCAAATCGTTCCGCCAGCAGCTGTCGGTGGAGAAATGA
- a CDS encoding beta-N-acetylhexosaminidase translates to MFTLLVVALLGSQPSLAQTKEIPASTLGLVPLPLEVKAYAATYALPATVSIYARSQDERNVAGLLQSLLAGLGKTARLTTDRTAAHIRLETQAGTLPPEGYQLVVDQTGIRIAAAGGAGLFYGSQTLVQLLPPRAAAGSTAVPQVRINDRPAFQWRGAMLDVSRHFFPVEFVKKYIDFLAAYKLNTFHWHLTDDQGWRIEIKKYPRLTQVSAFRKETLLGAQQLLKSPAEFRYDGTPHGGFYTQEQIRDVVAYARKRYVTIVPEIEMPGHSVAVLAAYPELACRPGTYETWTMWGVNEDIVCPTEPTFRFFEDVLTEVSQLFPGTYIHIGGDEAPKTRWKESAAVQEIMRREGFDDVEKVQGWFNRRIEKFLQSKGKKLIGWDEIMDGGIAPSAAVMSWRGEKQGIEAARRGHDVVMSPSSHLYINFGHNPQPHSPYEPLMICCYLPLDKIYNYNPLPPDLTPEQQRHILGTQANLWTEYITTPEKVEYMLFPRLLAVSEVAWTPAARKSYAGFVPRMSQHFPRLDRQRINYRVPEPLGLDSASVVRQGGTAMVTLRSVVPGAQLRYTLDGQLPDETTKLYTKPFAVPLNRRILVRAVTVAPNGRKSPPAELLLQ, encoded by the coding sequence TTGTTCACTCTGCTCGTAGTGGCGCTGCTGGGCAGCCAGCCGAGCTTGGCTCAAACCAAGGAAATACCGGCCAGCACGCTGGGGCTGGTGCCGCTGCCCCTGGAAGTGAAGGCCTACGCGGCAACCTACGCCCTGCCCGCCACCGTCAGCATCTACGCTAGAAGCCAGGATGAGCGCAACGTAGCAGGTTTGCTGCAAAGCCTGCTGGCGGGGCTGGGCAAAACCGCCCGCCTGACCACGGACCGGACCGCCGCGCACATCCGGCTGGAAACCCAGGCGGGCACGCTCCCGCCCGAGGGTTACCAGCTGGTGGTCGACCAGACCGGCATCCGCATTGCGGCGGCGGGCGGGGCGGGGTTGTTCTACGGCTCCCAGACCTTGGTGCAGCTGCTGCCGCCGCGGGCCGCGGCCGGCAGCACCGCCGTGCCGCAGGTGCGCATCAACGACCGGCCGGCGTTTCAGTGGCGGGGCGCCATGCTCGACGTCAGCCGCCACTTCTTCCCGGTGGAGTTCGTCAAGAAGTACATCGACTTTCTGGCCGCTTATAAGCTCAACACCTTCCACTGGCACCTCACCGACGACCAGGGCTGGCGCATTGAAATCAAGAAGTACCCGCGGCTGACGCAGGTAAGTGCGTTTCGCAAGGAAACCCTGCTGGGCGCCCAGCAGCTCCTGAAAAGTCCGGCCGAGTTCCGGTACGACGGCACGCCCCACGGCGGGTTTTACACCCAGGAGCAAATCCGGGACGTGGTGGCGTATGCCCGGAAACGGTACGTGACCATCGTGCCGGAAATTGAGATGCCGGGACACTCGGTGGCGGTGCTGGCCGCCTACCCGGAGCTGGCGTGCCGGCCGGGCACCTACGAAACCTGGACCATGTGGGGCGTCAACGAGGACATTGTGTGCCCCACGGAGCCCACGTTCCGCTTTTTCGAGGATGTCCTGACCGAAGTCAGCCAGCTGTTTCCGGGGACGTACATCCACATCGGCGGCGACGAAGCCCCCAAAACCCGCTGGAAGGAAAGCGCCGCCGTGCAGGAGATTATGAGGCGCGAAGGCTTCGACGACGTGGAAAAAGTGCAGGGCTGGTTTAACCGCCGGATAGAGAAATTTTTGCAGAGCAAAGGCAAAAAGCTGATTGGCTGGGACGAAATTATGGACGGCGGCATTGCCCCGAGTGCCGCCGTGATGAGCTGGCGCGGCGAGAAGCAGGGCATCGAAGCCGCCCGCCGCGGCCACGACGTGGTGATGTCGCCCAGCTCCCACCTCTACATCAATTTCGGCCACAACCCGCAGCCCCACAGCCCCTACGAGCCGCTGATGATCTGCTGCTACCTGCCGCTCGACAAAATCTACAACTACAACCCGCTGCCCCCAGACCTGACGCCCGAGCAGCAACGGCACATTTTGGGTACCCAGGCCAACCTGTGGACCGAGTACATCACGACGCCCGAGAAGGTGGAATACATGCTGTTTCCGCGCCTGCTGGCCGTTTCGGAGGTGGCCTGGACGCCGGCGGCCCGCAAGAGCTACGCGGGGTTTGTGCCGCGCATGAGCCAGCACTTCCCCCGGCTCGACCGGCAGCGCATCAACTACCGCGTACCGGAGCCCCTGGGCCTGGACAGCGCCAGCGTGGTCAGGCAGGGCGGTACGGCAATGGTTACGCTGCGCTCCGTGGTGCCGGGCGCCCAGCTGCGGTACACGCTGGATGGCCAACTGCCCGACGAAACTACCAAGCTGTACACCAAGCCCTTTGCCGTGCCCCTGAACCGGCGCATCCTCGTGCGCGCGGTAACCGTAGCCCCCAACGGCCGGAAAAGCCCGCCAGCCGAGCTGCTGCTGCAGTAG
- a CDS encoding RICIN domain-containing protein, whose product MTRYFCLLCLLLLWPLAWAAQAQPAPRDLQGNILTLKDTNYPVPGSGAYFVSPQGSDQNPGTLAQPWRSFTHALTAAPSGATIVFRAGTYRPSPTQTDRSRMGAVNKRLTLQPYPHEQVWVKGSEEVTGWVADGTAWRHNNWPYSFGKNAGDENLEPGYPQAFLRDMVFVDGRALAQVTRRQDVTAGTFYVDPAGRAIYLGDNPAGKTVESAAMERALWMGWGYTEAAGTVVRGLGFAHFTELAMEFAAPNIVLENNTFVWNASIGAQLLGSAPGSNSRAGTALNCIVRGNTFSYNGRKGFDASMAHGLLLEDNTFTYNNIERFNGGWDAAGLKITGLDDMVFRRNRVENNYSMGLWMDIGVRRAQILHNTVLRNGIIGIFFEISDGALIAGNLCVGNGESGIQISNSANARIYHNTLVDNGRALVINETERPGAGKTEEYSGQGILLPNWVTQGNVAKNNILANGGTVRNLPSWQVQDVLDVFNWPLNPADPPMVTALDYNLYYRTSATQPTALARWTEARTGDNRELPGLAALRQRVGVEANGRSLDNQPLTALFLDPAAGNYQLSPSSPARGAGQALPQEVAQALGVPTGVAVDIGAYPQAAAPVADGVYTLTARHSGKRLDVYGAGRGDTVRVIQWEATGGQNQQWRVQHMGQGYYQLTAVHSGRALDVAGSNPNDGAKVQQYTANNTDAQRWKLETTADGFYRLINKASGKCLDVAGGANATANGVRVQQWTYYGNLNQQWQLQAVAGSPVTSAASAATAPAATLSVFPNPSPDGQATLRLTAQQAQRATVQVYNQQGQFVSLLTVPLREGQTEFRLPAMLPPGTYYLKTRLDGQARQFTLKVE is encoded by the coding sequence ATGACGCGGTATTTCTGCTTACTCTGCCTGCTTCTGCTATGGCCCCTTGCTTGGGCGGCTCAGGCCCAGCCCGCCCCGCGCGACTTGCAGGGCAACATCCTGACCCTCAAAGACACCAACTACCCCGTGCCTGGCAGCGGAGCTTACTTCGTTTCGCCCCAGGGTTCCGACCAGAACCCCGGCACGCTGGCCCAGCCCTGGCGCAGCTTCACGCACGCTCTTACGGCGGCGCCCAGCGGGGCCACCATCGTGTTTCGGGCCGGCACCTACCGCCCCAGCCCCACACAAACCGACCGCAGCCGCATGGGGGCCGTCAATAAGCGCCTGACCTTGCAGCCCTACCCCCACGAGCAGGTGTGGGTGAAGGGCAGCGAGGAAGTAACGGGCTGGGTGGCCGATGGCACGGCCTGGCGCCACAACAACTGGCCCTACAGCTTCGGCAAAAACGCCGGCGACGAAAACCTGGAGCCCGGCTACCCCCAGGCCTTTCTGCGCGACATGGTGTTTGTGGATGGGCGGGCCCTCGCGCAGGTAACGCGGCGGCAGGACGTAACAGCCGGCACGTTTTACGTGGACCCGGCGGGCCGCGCTATCTACCTGGGCGACAACCCAGCGGGCAAAACCGTGGAGTCGGCCGCCATGGAGCGGGCCCTGTGGATGGGCTGGGGCTACACCGAGGCGGCCGGCACCGTGGTGCGGGGCCTGGGCTTCGCCCACTTCACCGAGCTGGCCATGGAGTTTGCCGCACCCAACATCGTGCTCGAAAACAACACCTTCGTGTGGAATGCCAGCATCGGGGCGCAGCTGCTGGGCAGCGCCCCCGGCAGCAACTCGCGGGCCGGCACCGCCCTCAACTGCATCGTCCGCGGCAATACGTTCAGCTACAACGGCCGCAAAGGGTTTGATGCCTCCATGGCCCACGGCCTGCTGCTGGAAGACAACACCTTCACGTACAACAATATTGAGCGCTTCAATGGGGGCTGGGATGCGGCCGGCCTGAAAATAACCGGCCTCGACGACATGGTGTTCCGGCGCAACCGGGTGGAAAACAACTACTCCATGGGGCTGTGGATGGATATTGGGGTGCGCCGGGCCCAGATTCTGCACAACACGGTACTGCGCAACGGCATCATTGGCATTTTCTTCGAGATTTCCGACGGAGCACTCATTGCCGGCAACCTGTGCGTAGGCAATGGCGAATCGGGCATTCAGATTTCCAACTCGGCCAACGCCCGCATCTACCACAACACCCTCGTCGACAACGGCCGCGCCCTGGTGATAAACGAAACCGAGCGGCCCGGCGCGGGCAAAACGGAGGAATACAGCGGCCAGGGCATTTTGCTGCCCAACTGGGTAACCCAGGGCAACGTGGCCAAAAACAACATTCTGGCCAACGGCGGCACCGTCCGCAACCTCCCTTCCTGGCAGGTACAGGACGTGCTCGACGTATTCAACTGGCCCCTGAACCCGGCCGACCCGCCCATGGTCACGGCCCTCGACTACAACCTCTACTACCGCACCAGCGCCACCCAGCCCACCGCCCTGGCCCGCTGGACCGAGGCCCGCACCGGCGACAATCGGGAGCTGCCTGGGCTGGCCGCGCTACGCCAGCGTGTGGGCGTGGAAGCCAACGGCCGCAGCCTGGACAACCAGCCCCTCACGGCCCTGTTTCTCGACCCGGCTGCTGGCAACTACCAGCTCAGCCCCAGCTCACCGGCGCGGGGCGCCGGCCAGGCCCTGCCGCAGGAGGTAGCCCAGGCCCTGGGCGTGCCGACTGGCGTGGCGGTAGATATAGGGGCCTACCCGCAGGCGGCCGCTCCCGTAGCCGATGGCGTGTACACGCTCACGGCCCGGCACTCGGGCAAGCGCCTGGACGTGTACGGCGCGGGGCGGGGCGACACGGTGCGCGTTATTCAGTGGGAAGCCACGGGCGGGCAAAATCAGCAGTGGCGCGTGCAGCACATGGGCCAGGGCTACTACCAGCTGACGGCGGTGCATTCGGGCAGGGCTCTGGACGTGGCGGGCTCTAACCCCAACGACGGCGCCAAGGTGCAGCAATATACCGCCAACAACACTGACGCCCAGCGCTGGAAGCTGGAAACCACCGCCGACGGCTTCTACCGCCTAATCAACAAGGCCAGCGGCAAGTGCCTGGACGTGGCGGGGGGCGCAAACGCAACGGCCAACGGCGTGCGGGTGCAGCAGTGGACCTACTACGGCAACCTCAACCAGCAGTGGCAGCTTCAGGCGGTGGCGGGCAGCCCCGTAACCAGCGCCGCATCGGCGGCCACTGCTCCGGCAGCTACGCTCAGCGTCTTCCCCAACCCCTCACCTGATGGGCAGGCCACCTTGCGCCTGACGGCCCAGCAGGCGCAGCGGGCCACGGTGCAAGTGTATAACCAACAGGGGCAGTTTGTGAGCCTGCTCACCGTGCCCCTGCGTGAGGGCCAGACCGAGTTCCGCCTGCCGGCCATGCTGCCGCCGGGCACCTACTACCTCAAAACCCGCCTCGACGGCCAAGCCCGGCAGTTTACGCTTAAAGTCGAGTAG
- a CDS encoding SusD/RagB family nutrient-binding outer membrane lipoprotein, with the protein MKNIPRSTRALGLLALLLAGSCTDDFEEINTNPSTYGQGNFNPNYLLTTAQLAYTGSTDFAYDTWRANLIYSSTLTQGFATVVSYWAGDKYLLNEAYTAAYWGTTTAGAYAEQVKPITDMVELTRGKDQYKNLHQMGRLTRALIMQRLTDLYGDVPYSEAGRGYYTGVITPKYDKQEAIYADLLKEVEEATNALDPAADKPSGDAFYRGDVEKWRRLGNTLLLRLAMRLTKVDPDRAKTYVAKVQGKTMQSNADNAFLLHDVAGARATQNRNSQILLGDGGQENYYVKWSKTFIDYLKSTNDPRLGKVAVTQLYLTPSSKTQNGAAVSDPAAQKGMPNGKDLSGRPATDISNDPSFTMFPAYSSPSPGLIKRDGPTFVLTYAESELLLADAAQRWGVGGSAAQHYTAGVTAAMTYLSQYDPTLAISESAAAAYLAANPYRPADGLRQINSQYWVLTNTMLDFYESWSNWRRTGFPQLTPVVYPNNATNGQIPRRFPYPTSETTTNPDNFRAASAAVPGGDNLTGRVWWDK; encoded by the coding sequence ATGAAAAACATACCCCGTTCCACCCGTGCCCTGGGCTTGCTGGCACTGCTGCTGGCGGGCAGCTGCACCGACGACTTCGAGGAAATCAACACCAATCCGTCTACCTACGGCCAGGGCAACTTCAACCCCAACTACCTGCTGACCACCGCCCAGCTGGCCTACACCGGCAGCACCGACTTTGCCTACGATACCTGGCGGGCCAACCTGATTTACTCCTCCACCCTCACCCAGGGCTTTGCCACGGTGGTAAGCTACTGGGCCGGCGACAAATACCTGCTGAACGAAGCCTACACGGCCGCCTACTGGGGCACTACCACGGCCGGAGCCTACGCCGAGCAGGTGAAGCCCATTACGGACATGGTGGAGCTGACCCGCGGCAAAGACCAGTACAAAAACCTGCACCAGATGGGCCGCCTCACGCGGGCCCTGATTATGCAGCGCCTCACCGACTTGTACGGCGACGTGCCCTACTCCGAGGCCGGCCGGGGGTACTACACGGGCGTCATCACCCCGAAATACGACAAGCAGGAAGCCATTTACGCCGACTTGCTGAAGGAAGTGGAAGAGGCCACCAACGCCCTGGACCCCGCCGCCGACAAGCCCTCCGGCGACGCCTTCTACCGCGGCGACGTGGAGAAGTGGCGCCGCCTGGGCAATACCTTGCTGCTGCGCCTGGCCATGCGCCTGACCAAAGTGGACCCCGACCGCGCCAAGACGTACGTAGCCAAGGTGCAGGGCAAAACCATGCAGAGCAATGCCGACAACGCGTTTTTGCTGCACGACGTAGCCGGGGCCCGCGCCACCCAGAACCGCAACAGCCAAATCCTGCTCGGCGACGGGGGCCAGGAAAACTACTACGTGAAGTGGTCGAAAACCTTTATCGACTACCTCAAGTCCACCAACGACCCGCGCCTGGGCAAAGTGGCCGTGACCCAGCTTTACCTGACGCCCAGCAGCAAAACCCAAAACGGCGCGGCCGTGTCGGACCCGGCCGCGCAGAAGGGCATGCCCAACGGCAAGGACCTGAGCGGCCGCCCCGCCACCGACATCAGCAACGACCCCAGCTTCACCATGTTTCCGGCGTATTCGTCGCCCAGCCCCGGCCTGATTAAGCGCGACGGCCCCACCTTCGTGCTCACCTACGCCGAGTCGGAGCTGCTGCTGGCCGATGCGGCCCAGCGCTGGGGCGTGGGCGGCAGCGCGGCCCAGCACTACACCGCCGGCGTAACGGCCGCCATGACCTACCTGAGCCAGTACGACCCCACGCTGGCCATCAGCGAATCGGCGGCGGCGGCCTACCTGGCAGCCAACCCCTACCGCCCAGCCGACGGCCTGCGGCAAATCAACTCGCAGTACTGGGTGCTGACCAATACCATGCTCGACTTTTACGAGTCGTGGTCTAACTGGCGCCGCACCGGATTTCCGCAGCTCACACCCGTGGTGTACCCCAACAATGCCACCAACGGCCAGATTCCGCGCCGCTTCCCCTACCCCACTTCCGAAACCACCACCAACCCCGACAACTTCCGGGCTGCCAGCGCCGCCGTGCCCGGCGGCGACAACCTCACCGGCCGGGTATGGTGGGACAAGTAG